In Polyodon spathula isolate WHYD16114869_AA chromosome 23, ASM1765450v1, whole genome shotgun sequence, the DNA window ACAGACACATCCTCTTCACTGTGCAGCTAGATCGGAAGCTACAGACACATCCTCTTCACTGTGCAGCTAGACCGGAAGCTACAGACACATCCTCTTCACTGTGCAGCTAGATCGGAAGCTACAGACACATCCTCTTCACTGTGCAGCTAGATCGGAAGCCACTCCTCTCTCGGGAGGTTTAGGGTCACGTCCATATCTGGAGTACAtctgaaatgcaaaatgaaaataaaccgTTAGTCAGGATATATACATAACCCTGGATTGGGAATTTCTTGTGCTATGAATGAACCTCCTGAGTTTTTGttggttaaaactgaaataactactcctctctttttttttttttttttttttttaaaggtgcaatAACTAAAGTTTATGCATTTATGCGTCTCTCAAGTTAAATATATAAAGCACGGGTGTGAATGATTCCAATGGCAGCTGTATTTAGATGAACTGATTAAAGTCATTCATCCTAACTGCTTCATGAGCAGGTATACTTTATGATATACGAGAGACTCCTCACTTGATTTTCCCCAGGGGCTTGTGGGCTCTATTTAGTCTTAGATCTCTGTCAAGAAAAGAAGGAGAGGAAAAAGCCAAAGGAAATGTGAAGTGTCACAGCAGGGCGAGGATAAACAGTCTGCACGCTGCCTTCCCATGGGAAACTGAACTTGTTACAGTGCAATTCAAATAAATCAAGTCTGGTTTATATTTCCAGGAACTTGGGTATTTTACTGTCATGCAGAACTGTGAGATGTAAAGGGCATTCTGCTAAAGAAAGCTGTCTCAACTTTGTAGCTTTACTATTAATCACGACTAGTCACTGCTGACGTTTAGCTTTTACAGGGAAACTCTACTTTTTCATTGGAACAGTATTATTGcccttttgttttacaaaaggcTTTGTAGTTGTTTCAGACATCGGTACTGAATTCAACCTCTCTGCTGCTTGCTGTGTCTCAGGATCTTCTCTCACTCTGCTGTGTTTATTCCAACTCCActttacagttatatatatatatatatatattgaaaccgGCCTACACTCACGATCGTTCAcgtgcccctttaaaagtagacccaaGACGCAGGAATGGATTTTTAAAGAGCttgtgtgctatttttaatacacaaaaataaaaatgaaacaatcgAAAATAAACACCTCGCTCCTTCAGATCTCTTACTAACCctttatgcaggtccctgactagcttgcaggatggctaagccCTTTACCTGGCATAAAAACGAAACAGTTTTAACAAGGCTCTTTTCATGCTGACTGCTCGGAAGCACAGCACACCTCctgcctccttctactcagcaatcatgagcagacagacagctctcctcaaataccctgcacccgggtaatgtattatttatacattttgagCTATGAGTTTTTCATGCCTGGACCGATActaaatacagttgtttttttggttttttttgtaaacatactTTGATTTTGGCAGTATATTGAAAATTTCCATCCtgatgtcttttttgttttgcagtaggTGCGTAATATTTTCTTCCAGTTCAAgatttttttcttccagttttttGGCCAcctgcagttgaaaaaaaaaaaaaaaaaaaaaaaaaaaaaaaaataaaactgaatttagtttttatttcccGCATCTAACAATTATACCTTTTGCAGAAAAGCATTatccctattaaaaaaaaaaaatttgttatcCCTTTTCATCTACCGGTAATGATAATGTTGTTAGGTAAGAAATAATGTGCTGGGCACAATTGAACTGCACTACCTTTGGTATATTGTTTAACAAACCCTTACTAACCAAAGCCTATTACAAAAGTACATGCTTCACTGCCCAGTGCTGTATTTACAAGACACCTCCAAACAGTACCATTTACAACAATAGATTTATTATAGGGTCCATTATTCCAGGCTCCtttcaatgtttaataaaaaacgcAATTAGAAagaactactactactactactaataataataataataataataataataataataataataataattgatgtaGTTGGAATGCTTTTGAAAACCAGCACCTACTCGTTTGTGAATTTCAATTTCTTTCTTCATCACGGTATTGTGAAAGGCCATCTCTTTAATACCAGCTGGAACGTAACTCATTTTACGCTGCAGAAGATGGGGGTGAGAATTTTGAAATAGTTCAATGCGTTACCATTGCATGAGTGCATCATGACTCACTGTACATCTCCCATGCCGTTCGTTATCAGCTCGAAGACAGAAGAGTAAGGCAAGCTCTGTGCTCACTGACAGCTCTGCACATTTTCAGAAAAGGCAGCTTCACTGAAAAGCAGATTTCAGTTACCAGCAGTCTCTGGTGCTTCTTCAAGGAATGCACCTGGCCTATACACAATATTGAGCCTGCTGTGCATTTTACTGTAGCCTTTAATTCCAGTTTTAACAACCACTGCCTTTTCCCTGGGTTTGTTTTGCTGCAGCCAGATTGATTCCACATGCTattcacaataaaacaatacTGGTTTGAGTGCACAGTGAAACATGCATGAAACCCCAGGTCCGCCCCAGCTCTGCAGGAATGGGCTTACCTCAGCAATCCCTGACAAAATGCAATCGCTTTCGTTCTTGATCAGTTTCTCTAGCCTGTCCCTTTCACTCTGCGCCAGCATTTCAATGTCTTCCTTTTCATCCTGTTGGAAAGTGTTACCGTGATTTACTGGGTCGCTTGTTACTGATTTAAAGACATTTGCTCTTGACCCTCAGGAGCTCCTATACTGCACAGTACCTCGTGCGTCTCctttagtttgtttatttcttgctgTAGCTCAGCGATCCTCAGGGATTTCACAGGATACTTCTTGTCCTTATAGGTCTTCAGAGTGTAGAGATCACCATGGGCTGTCCTCACTTTAGACATCATTCCTTTCAGTTGCTCTGCAAGCACTTTCATTGTGggatgaaaaaccaaaaaaaagagaaGCATTTTAaataggaatacaaaaaaaaaaaaacatctatccaTGCGTGACAGTGgatcgttattattattaagccGTTGGTTTGATAGGATAGCTAGCTGCTGCCAAGACAGATacacagatttattattattattattattattattattattattattaaagtacaaAGTTAGGGCATGTTCTGACTAATAAGTTCTGAGATGgtgcacgtacacacacacacacacacttttagtCTTACTGACCATCACAATCTTTCTGCGCCATGCTCTCTTTATCCTCAAGGTCAGCTCTTTTTTCCTTAATCTGTCTGCTACTCCACTCACTGAAAGCTGAAATATGgctctaaaaagcaaaaaaatcatTAGTAGTTGAAACACAGCACGCTGAACCAGCAGCAGATATCAAGAGACGAAGCTGTGGGGAACAACTGGCTGATGCTCCGAGTGCTCGTCCCATTCAGTAAAGTCAATCGGAATACCTGGGATATCTATTGTAATAATCAAAATACCGGCAGATCTAAACACTAGTGGTGTAATAGGATCAGCCACATTCTGGTTGATTGAAAGAGACTCCCTCCTTTGTCACTTTCTATATTAGCTGACCCAGCTGCTGGCAATGGCAGGGTTATTGATTATTATAAAACGTGATCGGTCCCAAAAAGGGGGGCTGCAGGTGCTGTTCACAACTACAGGCACACATGGAAACATTTCTGCATTTACTGGCTGTTTTTAGGGACGGTGATCAGCTGATTCGTGTCGTGGATCTAGTGTTGAGGTGCTCTGCTATAGTCAGTATTGGCATGCTTACCCCAAGTCTCTCATACTGAACCAGGAACTCCCTGGCATTTACCACAGCATTCCCCTCCTTCGTGTCTAACTCAGCCGCCAGCCTCATGTTGGCTTCCTGAAGCGCTGCACAGTGGGCCTCGTACTCTGCAATCATTTGCTTCTTTGACTTAATCTGCACCTAAACACACGTCCAGCAGAGCATGTCATGAGAAACACAGAGCCATTCACAAAGCACACTGCTATGTTTGCACCGCTAGGTGCAACATTAGGAAGAGGCAGACATATCTTTAATTTACAGCGAGGTGGAAGCTTCAAAGCCGATAGTTTTTCATGAGTGTCCGTCTCTCTGTTCCCTATTCCTGGAATCATTACCTGGAGCATTCTGTAGCTGTCCTCTTTGTGAAGAGCACTGGGGTCGGTTCGAAcagttttcttcttttgtttcttaCAGAAAGGTGTCGTTGCACATGTTCTGGTTATGGTTGGGCTGGCTTTACCTGCAGAAATGATAAATTGCAACAGGGCATTTCAACAGCGGCTGCCTAAAGTTTGACCCAGTAAAACAAAGACTTCATTCAGGACCCCCACCCCCATCCTTACTCCAGCAGTACTATCCCCCTAGTTTGTTATGCAATATCAAGCCTTGGTTTACAGCCTTGAAACAGTCTGCTTTCAGTCGCTATAGCAGCCCAGTAGGGCTGTCTTCATTCCACTTTTAAAGGTGGTCCTCGTTATGCGAACAGCCTTTTCTCACCAGAGGCAGTCGTTGTAGAGACGGTGTAGGCAGAAAGGGGTGTGGAGCCGTGCTGCTGAACTGGGGGGAGAGAGGACTTCCGGCCAGTGTGTTTCACCCCCTTACCTTTCCTGCTCTGGCGCTCCCACTTGCGGTAATCCTGAAAGTATTGTCAACTGTTACAATCTTTTAATACGCGCAGGAATGTCACTGCGTATTGCTGGTGTATGTATGGTGTATGTGTGAAAGGTACTTGCAGACTCACCGCGGTATTGAAATTCGCAGGTAGCGACGCAGCAAGTTGGTTGGGGGCTGCGGCCATTATTTAAATTTCCATAACCGGaactggaacaaaaacaaaatacatttccacTAATTAttacaccaaaataaacacaatgaatgGATCTTTGAAAGCAAAAAATAACTAACATCTAAACATTTACAGCATAGAACACTGCCTTAGTGAAAGATGTGTTAATTACCAACCAGCACGTCTTTATGTCATGTTCACATGTGTTGCATTGAAATTCAGCTGCAAAGTAAGTAAATGATTCGGTTTGTAATAATTAGTACAGTAGCATCTACTCACACGTACAAGCATTGGTGAACCAACAAGAACACGTTGTTTTTGAGGAACTAACGTCTGATGAAGGGATAGCAGGTTATCAAACTGTCGTGTCATGGTacaataattacactatgtaacacaatttttgttcctgggtagtaagtgttatttcctaattgcttatgcctcaaaagtatagaaaatggctcttattccccacaaactttgcttttgtgaccaggacagtgatatttcaaaatatcactatttccaatgggaaaacgggcaaatgtgtgtcttttcgttcacataaagtcagaaaaaaacaacatatggatccaaattaacatgtatttatactaaagtaatacaaaaatgattacaaaacatttagaagtgagtagtgtttcgagatttacgattatactgtatttacacttactacccaggaacaaaaacaaaaacaaaattgttacacggtgtaatgcaCGTAGCTGAACAGGCATGCAAAACatggacaaataaatacatttttcaaagatACAGTAATATCTCACAGAGTCCCGTTATGCtctgtttaaatttcaaattcCTGTAGAGTTCACAAACCCAAAGCAGAATACGTGACTCTCGCCTCGCTTAAATGAATCCagcattgtaattatttatttattttctttctatcgCTCAGTGTAAGTTgtgggctgtgtttttttttttcagtaatccaATGTCTTTTGAAGAAAGGGGACAAACAAACGTCTCTGAAATATAAATTACTCAAGCtaccttaataataatacaaaatttgtTTAGTGTCTGTCAGCATAGGAAATGGTAGACGTGAGCACACACAATCAAATGGTACCCGTTGCTGACCTGCACACTAAGGTGCGTCATAAAAGGACGGGGACGATTTTCCTGACCCGTTACTGAAAACTTACACTTTTTTTTGgcttgttataataataatattatatatataattattaatatataaaaataataataatactactgctacttgatatatatatatacacacacacacacacacacacacacacacacacacacacacacacacacacacacacacacacatatatatatatatatatatatatatatgggtactTTTTCCTGATGCAGCTGGGCCTTTTCCCATTGAGGTTTCAAACATGCTGTGGTGGGTGCAGTTTTGATGATATTTTGGCAGTCTGTTGAGAATGTCCGCTCCTATACTAGTATAATATTAGCAGTAGCACAACAACAGATAATTTGATTGCTGTGCTgtccccttctcaaagtgtacagAGTGGCTGTGAAAGCAAGACAAGCAGAGACTTTCATTGGTATTCAGCGTTGAATTACGTGACCATCATTAGCCTGACATCTAGTGGACAGTTTGGTGAactatccccagattctgatgctCTTTAATATTTGTTCTACAGAATGTCATTACCAGGTTTTGTCACGCTTTGATGAGCAAGGAAGAGAGGAAGAAGCAGCAGTCAGACAGTGTTGATGAGGGGGTGTGAACTCACAACAGAGGGAAATTGGCGCTTTATGATATTCCTCTTTTAATCAGTTCAGGGTCACCAGAAAACCCGAAGCCTTTAAACTGGTGGAAATAAAATGAAAGCCGAAGCTGCGGCCTCTTTCTTTCCAGCTCGCATTGTGCAGGGTCCACCTTATTTAACCTGTTTCCCTGCTTCTTCACTAAGGTAAAGCCATTGCTTTTCCATACTGACACAGTGATACTGAGGCACAACTCGCTGAACTCAATCCCATCTTAGAAACAATTAGCGGTTAGATTGAGCTCCCACTGGTTTCATTGCACACCGATGCCTCCTACATTCTATCCTTAACACCAGATTTATGGGCTGTGTGATAAATTAGGCTGCATTCATCTTCCTAATTTCTGAAGGTAATAAATCAGCAGCAAAGGTTATGCATGAGGCTCAGACAGAGGCATCTTTATAATTAGAGCACATCGCACCCCCGGATCATTGTGTGCTCCCCAGTTCACACGAGTGAGCTTTTGCTGCACTCTACTGCTGTGATGGGGGTACCTGTGGAATAATAATCTATTGAACTCCTACATGTACCTCCTTTGCTGAGAGAGAAGTTCTTTAGCTCTCCTGGTATACAAGTTTACTGTGGCAAACCCCAGCAAtgaagtgcaataaagcacagtgaaagcattgggACAGTTGTGGGTTCACACCATTAGATGCactgtgcaaggtgcaatagCGGAATCACACAGCAGGGTTCATTGTGTTTAATTCTCTGTGTTGTTAAGAGTCTAAACATGAGATGATCTGTAAGTGCTGTCTGCACATCATACTGGGGCTGGTGATCCACCTATACCAGTATATAGTATTATTGTTTCCTTTGGAAAGTTGAGACTTTACACTTGATTTAACCCATTCTATACATTTTGCACTTCTGGTAATGCATGTGCTGGTAATgcatgtactgtgttttgtgtctttttttctacTGCACCTTTCCTTTTCTCTGGTGCTCTACTACACTCCTGGAATGCTGCAGTGCATTTCATGTACAGGGCAGATGTTTCCTCAGACATGACAATCCCCCTTCACTGAACATGCTGTGTAGAGGTCACAATGTTTAACATTTACTGTCTGTTAAACAAAAAGATGAGACAGTTTATTTAGCAAGCCTTACTGTAGGTGCTGTACACATTGTGATTGCAGGGTCCTTTTCAGGTTTCTATACAGTAAGTTGTATTATGTGATTGCTGGCATAGTTAAAAAGAGCACAGGAAGAATGCAATTGACCCTAACGATCATCAGAGGCTGGTTCACGAACAGCATGGGGGAAGGGTTCACCTTTAATAATCACAACTGAAgattaaaacaaatgcagaaacACTTCAAAGAAGTCATTCAGAACTGATGGCAGCAGAATACAGATGCACATTCCATTCAGATATTaaccacacatgcacacagagacacacacacacacactcgcacgcacgcacacacacatacaccgacacagagacacgctcgcacacactgacacacacacacacacacacactcacacactatccTCCTCTGAGATTGCTAGGCATGAACTCTTCTCACTGGCTCTGGAAGGAATGTCAAGGTTGAGATGAAATGAAAGTGATGATTTGGCCATTCCTGACCACCTGACCTCAATCCCACTGAACACATGTGGGAATATCTGGAAGAGAAGGTACATCTGGCAACAGTGCAAGGAGACAGGCTGTGGGAAGCAGCCTTGCCAACTCAATGGGGCTGCATCATGAAGGTCATTAACGCATGGAGGTAAAGGACTGCTTCTAGGAGTGGCTGGATCAGAGAATTGCCAATTAAGGGAGGAGGGGAGTAAGTCCAGTCCAGCTGAACTGCAGTTCCACACACTTTGATGACAGCCAGTGGTCAGTAAAGTTCCTCAAGCACTGCTTTCTCTGGGCTCTAGAGGTCGTGGAACGAGAGAGTATTCCCAGCACTGTCAGCCCTGCTGATAGCAGGCTGGTGTCAGCATCACAAAGGTTTCATCATAACTGCCACTATTCTGCATCTTTTCTGCCAGTCTCGCAGGGGGTCCAAGAACTGGATAGACATGGAGACCTAATTACCACACACCATGGCTATCAATGCAGCATGCTGCAGCTGGCTGTCCATTCTACACTGCCTATGTAAACTGCCTTTCACAGAATTATTATTGTTTCCTTCTGCTGATTATATGCTATGCAACACAGTTTATATGCTATGATATACCAACTAGGCAATTGATACatttatacatgttaaaaaaCCAGAGCAGAATTGCAGGCAGTTCCCAATGTCCCACCTTGTTGAACCCCTTCGGTTTCCCTGTGAACTCTTGCTGTGACCTCCTTATTTCCTTACTGCTTGACCTTTACATCTATGATCTATCCCATTAACTGCTAAACGTGTCTTGATTGCATGAGCTGGAACTCATCCCATGTGATCTGATAAATGTTAAGATTGCAGGACGACCACCATTAAACAGGCACACACAGAGCTAGCAAACCATTGCCGTTATGTTCCTGTTGTAATCTATCAGTTTGCACAATGCATTGGCAGAATGAATCGCTGGATGTAAACAGCAATCGAAGGGGCGACAGATTCCCTTCCATATCCTGGCTTTCCTGAGCAGAATATCTGGGATAAGCCCCTCTGGCCAAACTAGAGCTGGTTATTAGCTGGTTAGAGCTGGATTATGGCAGTTTTAGTGAGGTTCTGCTGCCTCGGTTTGATAATGGGGCCCTGCTGGTTTGCAGGCTTGGGCTAGAGGTCATGGTCGGACAATCACACAATGGGGCGGGCTGCACGCTGTCAGTCTGAGATATGGAGAcatttgtggatttatttatgTCTATGGCCAGAGGCAGCGAGGGCTTGTGTGGAAACGGGGAGCTGTGACACTCCACAGCGCAGAGCATTAACCCTTAACGCATTGCAACAGCAGACCCTGGGAAATCCCATAGGGGTGAACACACACAAGCAT includes these proteins:
- the LOC121297817 gene encoding uncharacterized protein C20orf96-like; protein product: MAAAPNQLAASLPANFNTADYRKWERQSRKGKGVKHTGRKSSLPPVQQHGSTPLSAYTVSTTTASGKASPTITRTCATTPFCKKQKKKTVRTDPSALHKEDSYRMLQVQIKSKKQMIAEYEAHCAALQEANMRLAAELDTKEGNAVVNAREFLVQYERLGSHISAFSEWSSRQIKEKRADLEDKESMAQKDCDVLAEQLKGMMSKVRTAHGDLYTLKTYKDKKYPVKSLRIAELQQEINKLKETHEDEKEDIEMLAQSERDRLEKLIKNESDCILSGIAERKMSYVPAGIKEMAFHNTVMKKEIEIHKRVAKKLEEKNLELEENITHLLQNKKDIRMEIFNILPKSKCTPDMDVTLNLPREEWLPI